One window of the Leishmania panamensis strain MHOM/PA/94/PSC-1 chromosome 12 sequence genome contains the following:
- a CDS encoding glutathione S-transferase, putative (TriTrypDB/GeneDB-style sysID: LpmP.12.0370) has product MVVSLIGPLDSQYVQRTLLVAAYAGIQLKVVPIVVGRENETEEYRLNCHPMQRVPVMKTDEGYLFESNAMIRYLARIEVMLVSVSAGIDSAGASNEKIPHPQFPIPYAMYGHSLLESTQVDSWLDFATTRIDFYTKKIFAYEHKSGPRPDADVKKRLCRNLDGLERRLVYLKETCRTFAQQSCPLTARSAMTDEELLWNDEDYMASRVTRDSRLSSVYNVAWSVRHRHMEKERQEREKQLMFIKKTTDEALGKEEGDDSHYCASRRPSLSRDSMAISATPRASVLMSARSSIMGSVATGTSAVQRKDLLFLVGGSLTAADLVMAMSLHGALCCQELKPMIISKYPNSFKYYKSVLTLPVAAEVGKGIRLNVIRE; this is encoded by the coding sequence ATGGTTGTATCGCTTATTGGCCCGCTTGACTCGCAGTACGTGCAGCGCACGCTACTTGTCGCTGCGTACGCCGGTATTCAGCTAAAGGTGGTGCCGATTGTGGttgggagagagaacgaaacAGAGGAGTACCGCCTCAACTGCCATCCAATGCAGCGCGTGCCGGTCATGAAGACGGATGAGGGGTACCTGTTCGAGTCCAACGCGATGATCCGCTACTTGGCACGCATAGAGGTCATGCTCGTCTCCGTCAGCGCCGGCATCGACAGCGCCGGGGCAAGCAACGAGAAGATCCCGCACCCGCAGTTCCCCATCCCATACGCCATGTATGGTCACTCGCTGCTTGAGTCCACACAGGTAGACAGCTGGCTTGATTTCGCAACCACACGCATCGACTTCTACACAAAGAAAATCTTCGCGTACGAGCACAAGTCGGGGCCGAGGCCGGACGCAGACGTGAAAAAGCGGCTATGCAGGAACCTTGATGGGCTCGAGCGGCGTTTGGTCTACCTGAAGGAGACTTGCCGCACGTTCGCGCAGCAGTCCTGCCCGCTGACGGCGCGCTCCGCCATGACAGACGAAGAGCTGCTCTGGAACGATGAGGACTACATGGCCTCCCGCGTGACGCGCGATTCGCGCCTCAGCTCTGTGTACAACGTGGCCTGGTCAGTTCGGCACCGTCacatggagaaggagcggcaggagcgggagaagCAGCTGATGTTCATCAAGAAGACTACCGACGAGGCGCTGGGCAAGGAAGAGGGTGACGACAGTCACTACTGTGCAAGCCGTCGCCCATCATTGTCGCGGGACAGCATGGCTATCTCGGCAACACCGCGCGCGTCGGTGCTCATGTCTGCCCGCAGCTCCATCATGGGGAGCGTCGCCACCGGCACCTCTGCCGTGCAGCGCAAGGATCTACTTTTCCTTGTCGGAGGCTCGCTGACGGCTGCGGATCTCGTGATGGCCATGTCGCTCCACGGTGCCCTCTGCTGCCAAGAGCTAAAGCCGATGATTATTTCCAAGTATCCGAACTCGTTCAAGTACTACAAGAGTGTGCTGACGCTGCCTGttgcggcggaggtgggaaAGGGGATCCGCCTGAACGTCATCAGGGAGTAG
- the PUF4 gene encoding pumillio protein 4, putative (TriTrypDB/GeneDB-style sysID: LpmP.12.0390), with amino-acid sequence MFAQAESEELLHLLSQVRLVADEEARNEQEQDQQVQREQPHQRHHPGTGSERTISLYDSALSATAEVLGKQRSNGSSATIASCSGGSAAGRYTASSTAAVTSSWTVYDNTDSSFLTDYEHDHANSLNQPPVSRTPATDAKVLPQRLDERARSVEEGLAKRGDGYNVFREPKQLLFTSPSAATQVATLQQRPSPHARQSIPPSHALTAYTTAVSTATKATTPLSIDDAASILPVAVNRDSSDYLSTTVDSAMFRGTPLAVVVPSVLSGYARREGTVVGEGGLEGVSYTAAAIRKEGADGDGEEEFGRAGDGESGGDRLSDVWTPARSAETPQSALDGSTRSIRAFHPPRQQSHQQLHQYHTTLSSPSSAAEAAVAQFFRGSSSLDALDSGGHDGAWRACVEAELAELQRGGRLLTSGSAGATVQGTSISTVSPLPPTSTTPYHQLLSRLRHSPSQVPAGGLGSANTASVGGAARANTPPDRRQLSFSRLSSMGPTSVYTANITNMQWPSSSAAAADTSTEQGRSCWLRTNLTPSEAAALWECLSPYERATAAAAASSNAASVAAAAALLHTPDTVPKPVTLSSIAAHLHSGVGDPGIPEVTYEAQPYAAGPGHTFVSPSAFTTAPRRVPRPASTAQLFPPSSSHPSPAPTATTGTRVSPHHGWHQGNSNHRQEQHSHTVPPRTSAATTMALPPPPPPASTPSLPTTEARGSHRSQQHNLQSPSVRRWSPVDASPSITSTGHIAGNATNSPPSCSLRPSPHPRPSNGSSPALRRYTIITPSGHTTTATATNSTNSGGKKRMGGSPLDPNGTSVAAREASREARPRVQLSPLTYTTGVGARGKSSSSYHHNPSSLAAHHLNSPSTSAVATTGSGASMVSPAAVQALIQRLHAAAAIVLPNSPSASPVVPGDGQLSRTTEESKVAGATAVPDVASAPIILAMSHDQHGCRLLQAVIDAECSEVEAFDGAHDELAAADNAAAAADRAEAVRDRCMTVSPLGVTGARAGEKGSVGNSVRECRRRRAEAFENSIPVRVVLQAIEPKLDAVMADGYGNFLLQKVFDMAPDAERQRLLRLPSLQHHLCEVACSPHGTFAVQRLVETVRNAEEEHLVFVALERDLLRLLTNANGGHVLMKVMECIRRQYIALISGTNSAAELSPAAMAATPARTPTTASGESSTAPSRRLLEERVEVLFQAIQQHLLYVCQHKQGCCIVQKCLDFLHACSGLSPPSRLSPSPAGAPMDYFERMAALLLPHVQELSAHPFGNYVVTRLVDVCYARGTTTTIDAVAAGMQQDLVRMCTNKFASNVIEHILRHCSERRIRLLCQSLMVSATPPSASAVYSSSTSMAASAAATNAAIARLPLSTVVMDPYGNYVIQTLLTVAPVDELVNTRAEGGGMLPVLQQLLPLLSSRNYGRKLETKTELALLRVEQHQQQKQCHS; translated from the coding sequence ATGTTCGCCCAAGCGGAGagtgaagagctgctgcatctgctgtcgcaggtgcgcctcgtggcggacgaggaggcacGTAACGAGCAAGAGCAAGATCAGCAAGTACAACGGGAGCAGCCTCATCAGCGGCATCACCCAGGCACAGGCAGCGAGCGCACGATATCACTGTATGATTCCGCTCTCAGCGCGACAGCAGAGGTACTTGGCAAGCAGAGAAGCAACGGCAGCTCGGCGACCATCGCCAGTTGTAGCGGTGGCTCTGCTGCGGGGCGAtacaccgcctcctccactgcagccgTCACGAGTAGCTGGACGGTGTATGACAACACGGACAGCTCCTTTCTCACCGACTACGAGCACGACCACGCGAACTCGTTGAACCAACCTCCAGTGAGTCGCACCCCGGCCACGGATGCAAAAGTGCTTCCACAGCGCTTGgacgagcgagcgaggagcGTCGAAGAAGGCTTGGCCAAACGCGGCGACGGCTACAACGTATTCCGGGAGCCGAAgcagctcctcttcacctccccctcagcagcgactcAGGTGGCCACCCTGCAGCAGAGACCATCGCCGCACGCGCGCCAAtccatccccccctctcatgCACTCACCGCTTACACCACAGCTGTGAGCACGGCAACTAaagcgacgacgccgctctCGATCGATGATGCAGCGTCGATCTTACCGGTTGCAGTCAACcgtgacagcagcgactACCTCAGCACAACAGTAGATAGTGCGATGTTTCGAGGTACCCCCTTAGCAGTGGTCGTACCATCGGTGCTGTCCGGCTACGCCAGGCGCGAGGGCACGGTGGTAGGCGAAGGCGGGCTCGAGGGCGTCTCAtacactgcagctgcgataCGGAAGGAGGGTGCTGACGGggatggcgaggaggagtttGGCCGCGCCGGTGATGGTGAAAGTGGCGGCGACCGACTATCGGACGTCTGGACTCCGGCGCGCAGTGCTGAGACGCCGCAGTCAGCGCTAGATGGCTCTACCCGGTCGATACGTGCGTTTCacccgccgcggcagcagtcgcaTCAGCAGCTTCACCAGTACCACACCACCCTGTCGTCTCCGTCCTccgcagcggaggcagcTGTCGCGCAGTTCTTTcgtggaagcagcagcctcgATGCCCTCGACAGCGGCGGTCACGACGGTGCGTGGCGTGCATGTGTCGAGGCGGAGCTCGCGGAGCTTCAGCGTGGTGGCCGCCTTCTCACAAGCGGCTCGGCAGGCGCGACGGTGCAGGGGACGTCAATTTCGACAGTTTCGCCGCTTCCACCAACGTCGACGACACCGTATCACCAGCTGCTGAGCCGACTGCGGCACAGTCCGTCACAGGTGCCAGCGGGTGGGCTTGGGTCTGCCAACACTGCCTCAgtgggcggtgcggcgcgcgCGAATACGCCGCCGGATCGACGCCAGCTATCCTTCTCACGCCTGAGCAGCATGGGGCCGACGTCGGTCTACACAGCCAACATCACCAACATGCAGtggccttcctcctccgctgcagccgctgacaCATCGACAGAGCAgggccgcagctgctggctgcGCACTAACCTCACCCCGTCCGAGGCGGCAGCTTTGTGGGAGTGTCTAAGCCCGTACGAGagggccaccgccgcagcagcagcgagctcgAACGCAGCCTccgtcgcggcagccgcggcgctgctccacaCCCCTGACACAGTACCGAAGCCAGTCACGCTATCCTCGATTGCTGCCCACCTTCATAGTGGCGTTGGCGATCCGGGTATCCCCGAGGTGACATACGAAGCGCAGCCGTACGCTGCCGGTCCTGGCCACACATTTGTGTCCCCGTCCGCGTTTACCACAGCCCCGAGGCGGGTGCCTCGCCCAGCCAGCACGGCACAGCTCTTTCCACCGTCGTCATCGCATCCCAGCCCTGCACCGACAGCAACGACCGGCACACGTGTCTCGCCGCACCACGGCTGGCACCAAGGCAACAGCAACCACCGGCAGGAGCAGCATTCGCACACGGTGCCGCCTCGCACGAGCGCAGCAACAACCATGgccctgccgccaccgccaccgcccgcGTCGACACCGTCATTGCCAACAACAGAAGCAAGAGGCTCGCACAGGTCCCAGCAGCACAACTTACAGTCACCTTCCGTGCGCCGTTGGAGTCCCGTTGATGCGTCTCCATCGATCACTAGTACCGGCCACATCGCCGGTAACGCAACCaactcgcctccctcctgcaGTCTGCGGCCCTCGCCGCACCCTCGCCCGTCCAACGGCAgctcgccagcgctgcggcgaTACACCATCATCACCCCCAGCGGTCACACGACGACCGCGACAGCCACCAACAGCAcaaacagcggcggcaagaAGCGCATGGGCGGAAGCCCTCTCGACCCCAACGGTACATCGGTCGCGGCCCGAGAAGCATCGCGCGAGGCGCGGCCACGTGTGCAGCTCTCGCCGTTAACTTACACGACTGGCGTTGGTGCCCGTGGTAAGAGCTCGTCGTCATACCACCACAACCCCAGCAGTctcgctgcccaccaccTGAACAGTCCGTCGACCTCCGCAGTTGCAACCACCGGGAGTGGGGCGTCGATGGTGTCGCCTGCCGCCGTTCAAGCGCTTAtccagcgcctgcacgcagctgcggcaatTGTTCTGCCCAACTCGCCGTCCGCATCGCCCGTTGTGCCGGGTGATGGGCAGCTGTCGCGCACGACTGAGGAAAGCAAGGTCGCTGGTGCCACCGCAGTGCCGGACGTTGCCTCGGCGCCGATCATACTCGCCATGTCGCACGATCAGCACGGCTGCCGTCTGCTGCAGGCGGTGATCGACGCCGAGTGCAGCGAAGTCGAGGCATTCGACGGAGCGCACGACGaactggcggcagcagacaacgccgcggctgctgcggaccGAGCAGAGGCTGTGCGAGATAGGTGTATGACAGTGTCGCCGCTGGGGGTAACTGGGGCGAGGGCcggggagaagggaagcgTTGGCAACAGCGTCCGcgagtgccgccgccgtcgcgccgAGGCCTTCGAGAACTCCATCCCTGTACGCGTGGTTCTGCAGGCAATCGAGCCCAAGCTAGATGCCGTCATGGCCGACGGGTACGGCAACTTCCTCCTCCAAAAGGTCTTTGACATGGCGCCTGATGCGGAGCGCcaacggctgctgcggctgccgtcgctgcagcatcacCTGTGCGAGGTCGCCTGTTCCCCTCATGGCACCTTCGCAGTGCAGCGGCTCGTCGAGACGGTGCGCAAcgcggaagaggagcaccTCGTGTTCGTTGCTCTGGAGCGCGatctgctgcgcctgctgacGAACGCGAACGGTGGCCACGTTCTGATGAAGGTGATGGAGTGCATTCGACGTCAGTACATCGCCTTGATATCCGGCACAAACAGTGCCGCAGAGCTGTCGCCCGCAGCcatggcggcgacgccggcAAGGACGCCCACAACGGCATCGGGCGAAAGCAGCACTGCACCATCGCGTCGCCTGCTCGAGGAgcgggtggaggtgctcTTTCAGGCGATTCAGCAGCATTTGCTGTACGTCTGCCAGCACAAGCAGGGCTGCTGCATTGTGCAAAAGTGTCTGGACTTTCTCCACGCGTGCTCTGGattgtcgccgccgtcgcgtctctccccctctcctgccGGGGCACCGATGGACTACTTCGAACGAATGGCAGCGCTTCTCCTGCCCCACGTGCAGGAGCTCTCCGCCCACCCCTTTGGTAACTACGTCGTGACCCGCCTCGTGGACGTCTGCTACGCAcgcggcaccaccactaccatcGACGCCGTGGCGGCTGGCATGCAGCAAGACTTGGTGCGGATGTGCACGAACAAGTTTGCATCCAACGTGATTGAGCACATTCTGCGTCACTGCAGCGAGCGGCGCATTCGACTCCTCTGCCAGTCGCTGATGGTTTCCGCCACACCTCCATCGGCGTCAGCAGTGTACTCCTCTTCGACTTCGATggcggcatcggcagcggcCACAAATGCCGCCATCGCTCGCCTGCCCTTAAGCACTGTTGTCATGGACCCGTACGGCAACTATGTCATTCAGACGCTTctgacggtggcgccggtggACGAGCTGGTGAACACACgtgcagagggaggcggtaTGCTGCCcgtgcttcagcagctcctgccgctgctcagtTCACGAAACTACGGTCGGAAGTTGGAGACCAAGACGGAGCTCGCCTTGCTGAGAGTGgaacagcaccagcagcagaagcagtGCCATAGTTAA
- a CDS encoding hypothetical protein (TriTrypDB/GeneDB-style sysID: LpmP.12.0380) — protein MTALSMPASSSAAPNLRNSRLEATCESYGVDSRLLYNDIERLSKKRFDYAQRLVLWSRLLSVVSLLTAGATGLAVYYQRAQIYRVWRLRNPRKVQQLGQLTMLSGCFSLCSVLFLISPVGFMRLHEKELQRTKQLDAIAVAALVQEQNFRTVAAWARTAADTRRLAPASSSSSSTVSPSPTIAAATETVGRGREEQGGIGPELQWVWSEVVLDPSQLLQPPFDCETQQKPVGTVNTVKPQPPPAGSAGAAAAAVTDADPDMLAAKKRLASQLLGNSEIFDNSTRGDSDAASAAEPLTWRQQSRRVWSRTADPMELQHLKDECVAMWEGLVAEKTSIVQQVL, from the coding sequence ATGACAGCGCTCAGCATGCCAGCGAGTAGCTCTGCGGCACCAAACCTCAGAAACAGCCGCCTTGAGGCGACGTGTGAATCGTACGGGGTCGACAGTCGACTCCTCTATAACGATATTGAGCGACTTTCGAAAAAGCGCTTCGACTACGCCCAACGTCTTGTCTTGTGGAGTCGACTGCTAAGCGTGGTATCGCTTCTCACAGCCGGGGCCACCGGTCTCGCAGTCTACTACCAACGGGCGCAGATCTACCGTGTCTGGCGGCTGCGCAACCCCCGCAAGGTACAGCAGCTTGGGCAGCTCACCATGCTTAGCGGCTGCTTTAGCCTCTGCAGCGTATTGTTTCTCATTAGCCCCGTTGGCTTTATGCGTTTGCATGAAAAGGAGCTCCAGCGGACGAAGCAGCTGGACGCcattgctgtcgctgcccttGTGCAGGAGCAGAACTTCCGCACGGTAGCTGCGTGGGCGCGTACCGCTGCTGACACACGCCGACTGGCacctgcctcctcctcctcgtcctccacgGTGTCGCCATCGCCtaccatcgctgccgccacagagACAGTaggacgaggaagggaggagcaAGGTGGAATAGGACCGGAGCTGCAGTGGGTATGGAGCGAGGTTGTGCTTGATCCCTCGCAGCTTCTACAGCCGCCTTTCGACTGCGAGACACAACAGAAGCCAGTGGGTACCGTTAATACAGTGAAGccccagccgccgccagctggctctgcaggtgcagctgcagccgcagtcaCCGATGCTGATCCAGACATGCTAGCCGCCAAGAAGCGGCTCGCCTCCCAGTTACTGGGCAACTCCGAAATTTTCGACAACTCAACGCGCGGTGACAGTGatgccgcctccgcagccgAGCCTCTCACCTGGCGACAGCAGTCGCGGCGCGTGTGGAGTCGCACGGCAGACCCCATGGAGCTCCAGCACTTGAAAGACGAGTGCGTTGCCATGTGGGAAGGACTCGTGGCAGAGAAGACAAGTATCGTACAGCAGGTCTTGTGA